In Nocardioides sp. zg-1228, a single window of DNA contains:
- a CDS encoding FAD-binding oxidoreductase: MRNGGVSFWWQQVGLPSPTDHLAGDASCDVAIVGGGLTGLWTAFYLAEADPTLDVRVVEAKFAGFGASGRNGGWLSSELAGSPRAYAAVAGEDGVRRLREALRSTVGEVIGVAAREGIEADIVRSGVLTVARSEAQRRRLGGELTAAQVAERVRVAGAVAGHFDPDCARVQPARLVAGVARAVRARGVRIHEGTRATSVTAGTVVTDRGTLTAPVVLRCLEGFTAGLPGHRRDWLPMNSAIVVTEPLDRARWDEIGWSGAELLGDEAHAYCYAQRTADGRIAMGGRGVPYRFGSRTDVDGRTQPQTVESLRSTLTTLFPSLAGVRLDHAWCGVLGVPRDWSASVAYDPATGLGHAGGYVGSGLTATNLAGRTLRDLVLGHDTDLTRLPWSGHRVRRWEPEPLRWAGVHALYGLYRTADRREDAGLGRTSRIARVAHRVAGR; the protein is encoded by the coding sequence GTGCGCAACGGCGGCGTGTCCTTCTGGTGGCAGCAGGTCGGGCTGCCCTCCCCCACCGACCACCTGGCCGGCGACGCGTCGTGCGACGTGGCCATCGTAGGCGGGGGCCTCACCGGCCTCTGGACGGCCTTCTACCTCGCCGAGGCCGACCCGACGCTCGACGTGCGCGTCGTCGAGGCGAAGTTCGCCGGGTTCGGGGCGTCGGGGCGCAACGGCGGCTGGCTCTCCAGCGAGCTCGCCGGCAGCCCCCGGGCCTACGCCGCGGTGGCCGGCGAGGACGGCGTACGACGCCTGCGCGAGGCGTTGCGCTCGACGGTCGGCGAGGTGATCGGCGTGGCCGCCCGCGAGGGCATCGAGGCCGACATCGTGCGCAGCGGCGTGCTCACCGTCGCGCGCTCGGAGGCCCAGCGCCGGCGGCTCGGCGGCGAGCTCACCGCGGCACAGGTGGCCGAGCGGGTCCGGGTGGCCGGAGCCGTCGCCGGGCACTTCGACCCCGACTGCGCGCGGGTGCAGCCCGCCCGGCTGGTGGCGGGGGTCGCGCGCGCCGTCCGCGCGCGCGGCGTGCGGATCCACGAGGGCACGCGGGCCACGTCGGTCACCGCCGGGACGGTCGTCACCGACCGCGGCACCCTGACCGCGCCGGTGGTGCTGCGCTGCCTGGAGGGCTTCACCGCCGGGCTGCCCGGGCACCGCCGCGACTGGCTGCCGATGAACTCCGCCATCGTCGTCACCGAGCCGCTCGACCGGGCACGGTGGGACGAGATCGGCTGGAGCGGCGCGGAGCTGCTCGGCGACGAGGCGCACGCCTACTGCTACGCCCAGCGCACCGCCGACGGGCGCATCGCGATGGGCGGGCGCGGCGTCCCCTACCGCTTCGGCTCGCGCACCGACGTCGACGGCCGCACCCAGCCGCAGACGGTCGAGTCGCTGCGCTCGACCCTGACGACGCTCTTCCCGTCGCTGGCCGGCGTGCGGCTCGACCACGCCTGGTGCGGCGTGCTGGGCGTCCCGCGCGACTGGAGCGCGAGCGTGGCGTACGACCCCGCGACCGGTCTCGGCCACGCCGGCGGCTACGTCGGCTCCGGCCTGACCGCCACCAACCTGGCGGGTCGCACCCTGCGCGACCTCGTGCTCGGCCACGACACCGACCTGACCCGGCTCCCGTGGTCCGGGCACCGGGTGCGGAGGTGGGAGCCGGAGCCACTGCGGTGGGCAGGCGTGCACGCGCTGTACGGCCTCTACCGCACCGCCGACCGACGCGAGGACGCGGGGCTGGGTCGCACCAGCCGCATCGCCCGCGTCGCCCACCGCGTCGCCGGCCGGTGA
- the coaA gene encoding type I pantothenate kinase has product MPEDSAPSNGGESSPYVELDRAAWAQLAGTAETTLTREEVARLRGLGDQLDLREIEQVYLPLSRLLSLYVAANSRLHRKQEEFLHRVTPPRTPFVIGLAGSVAVGKSTTARVLQQMLAHWPEHPNVALVTTDGFLLPNAELERRGILHRKGFPESYDRRALLKFVIDIKSGRDEVEAPIYSHLVYDVLPDEKVVVKRPDIVIIEGLNVLQPARVREDGRTGLAVSDFFDFSVYVDAALADIKRWYVDRFLRLRETAFRDPASYFRKYAALSHDEAVDQATRIWDSTNGPNLVQNVAPTRSRANLVLRKDADHSVRYVRLRKL; this is encoded by the coding sequence ATGCCCGAGGACAGCGCGCCCTCCAACGGCGGCGAGTCCTCCCCCTACGTCGAGCTCGACCGGGCGGCGTGGGCGCAGCTGGCGGGCACGGCCGAGACCACCCTGACGCGCGAGGAGGTCGCCCGTCTCCGGGGTCTGGGCGACCAGCTCGACCTGCGCGAGATCGAGCAGGTCTACCTCCCGCTCTCGCGGCTGCTGAGCCTCTACGTCGCGGCCAACTCGCGCCTGCACCGCAAGCAGGAGGAGTTCCTGCACCGCGTCACCCCGCCGCGTACGCCGTTCGTGATCGGCCTCGCCGGGTCGGTGGCGGTCGGCAAGTCGACCACCGCGCGCGTGCTGCAGCAGATGCTCGCCCACTGGCCCGAGCACCCCAACGTCGCCCTCGTCACCACCGACGGCTTCCTGCTGCCCAACGCCGAGCTCGAACGCCGCGGGATCCTGCACCGCAAGGGGTTCCCGGAGTCCTACGACCGCCGGGCGCTGCTCAAGTTCGTCATCGACATCAAGTCGGGCCGCGACGAGGTCGAGGCGCCGATCTACTCCCACCTGGTCTACGACGTGCTGCCCGACGAGAAGGTCGTGGTCAAGCGCCCGGACATCGTGATCATCGAGGGCCTCAACGTCCTCCAGCCCGCACGGGTCCGCGAGGACGGACGCACCGGGCTGGCGGTCAGCGACTTCTTCGACTTCAGCGTCTACGTCGACGCTGCCCTGGCCGACATCAAGCGGTGGTACGTCGACCGCTTCCTGCGGCTGCGCGAGACCGCCTTCCGCGACCCGGCGTCCTACTTCCGCAAGTACGCCGCGCTCTCCCACGACGAGGCCGTCGACCAGGCCACCCGCATCTGGGACTCGACCAACGGGCCCAACCTCGTGCAGAACGTCGCCCCCACCCGCTCCCGCGCCAACCTGGTGCTCCGCAAGGACGCCGACCACTCCGTGCGCTACGTGCGGCTGCGCAAGCTCTGA
- a CDS encoding citrate synthase — protein MTDVAAKDSLTVTDNRTGQTYDIAITDNTIAAKDLGQIRLDEEQPGLATYDPGFVNTASCRSSVTYIDGDKGILEYRGYPIEQLAEKSNFLEVAYLLIHGELPTKEQYDAWVHEITYHTFVHENVKNFMHGFRYDAHPMGMLMASVGALSTFYPDARNISDADNRHMQIVRMIAKMPTLGAWSFRHAQGKPYVYPDNDLGYTANFLSMLFKMSEQKFEADERLVKALDVLFILHADHEQNCSTNAVRSVGSSQVDPYSAVSAGIGALYGPLHGGANEAVLRMLKRIGSKENIPAFIEGVKDGNERLMGFGHRVYKNYDPRAKIIKKSAEDVFEVTGTNPLLDIALELEKIALEDEYFVKRKLYPNVDFYSGLIYEAFQFPPEMFTVLFAIGRTPGWLAQWSELVQDKDQKIARPKQIYTGDRELTFTPASERWA, from the coding sequence GTGACCGACGTTGCGGCCAAGGATTCCCTGACTGTCACCGACAATCGGACCGGTCAGACGTATGACATCGCGATCACCGACAACACGATCGCGGCCAAGGACCTCGGGCAGATCCGCCTCGACGAGGAGCAGCCCGGACTCGCGACCTACGACCCCGGGTTCGTCAACACCGCCTCGTGCCGCTCGTCGGTGACCTACATCGACGGCGACAAGGGCATCCTGGAGTACCGCGGGTACCCCATCGAGCAGCTCGCGGAGAAGTCCAACTTCCTCGAGGTGGCCTACCTCCTCATCCACGGCGAGCTCCCCACCAAGGAGCAGTACGACGCCTGGGTGCACGAGATCACCTACCACACGTTCGTGCACGAGAACGTGAAGAACTTCATGCACGGCTTCCGCTACGACGCCCACCCGATGGGCATGCTGATGGCCTCGGTCGGCGCCCTGTCGACGTTCTACCCCGACGCCCGCAACATCAGCGACGCCGACAACCGGCACATGCAGATCGTGCGCATGATCGCGAAGATGCCGACCCTCGGCGCCTGGTCGTTCCGCCACGCGCAGGGCAAGCCCTACGTCTACCCCGACAACGACCTCGGCTACACCGCCAACTTCTTGTCGATGCTGTTCAAGATGAGCGAGCAGAAGTTCGAGGCCGACGAGCGCCTGGTCAAGGCCCTCGACGTCCTCTTCATCCTGCACGCCGACCACGAGCAGAACTGCTCGACCAACGCGGTGCGCTCGGTCGGCTCCTCGCAGGTCGACCCCTACTCGGCGGTCTCCGCCGGCATCGGCGCCCTCTACGGCCCGCTGCACGGCGGCGCCAACGAGGCCGTGCTGCGGATGCTCAAGCGCATCGGCAGCAAGGAGAACATCCCCGCCTTCATCGAGGGGGTGAAGGACGGCAACGAGCGGCTGATGGGCTTCGGGCACCGGGTCTACAAGAACTACGACCCGCGCGCCAAGATCATCAAGAAGTCCGCCGAGGACGTCTTCGAGGTCACCGGCACCAACCCGCTGCTCGACATCGCACTGGAGCTGGAGAAGATCGCGCTCGAGGACGAGTACTTCGTCAAGCGCAAGCTCTACCCCAACGTCGACTTCTACTCGGGCCTGATCTACGAGGCGTTCCAGTTCCCGCCGGAGATGTTCACGGTGCTGTTCGCCATCGGCCGCACGCCGGGCTGGCTCGCGCAGTGGTCGGAGCTGGTGCAGGACAAGGACCAGAAGATCGCCCGCCCGAAGCAGATCTACACCGGCGACCGCGAGCTGACCTTCACCCCCGCGTCCGAGCGCTGGGCCTGA
- a CDS encoding holo-ACP synthase, producing MPVIGVGIDVVDIDRFTQSLERTPRLRGRLFTEAESVRPPASLAARFAAKEAMAKALGAPVGMAWHDAEIVSEETGRPRFEIRGTVAARAEALGVVHVHVSLSHDAGIASAVVVLES from the coding sequence ATGCCGGTCATCGGCGTCGGCATCGACGTGGTCGACATCGACCGCTTCACGCAGTCCCTCGAGCGCACCCCAAGGCTGCGCGGTCGACTGTTCACCGAGGCCGAGTCGGTGCGTCCTCCGGCGTCGCTGGCCGCGCGCTTCGCGGCCAAGGAGGCGATGGCCAAGGCGCTCGGCGCGCCCGTCGGGATGGCCTGGCACGACGCCGAGATCGTCTCGGAGGAGACCGGCCGGCCGCGCTTCGAGATCCGCGGGACGGTCGCCGCGCGCGCCGAGGCGTTGGGGGTCGTGCACGTGCACGTCTCGCTGTCGCACGACGCCGGCATCGCCTCGGCCGTGGTCGTGCTGGAGTCCTGA
- the rpsI gene encoding 30S ribosomal protein S9: protein MTENTTEVEETFETDAEGVAYTSESDASADSPARPATIAPGAATGRRKEAVARVRIVPGTGEWTINGRSMDSYFPNKLHQQIANEPFVELQLEGRFDVIARIHGGGIAGQAGALRLGVARSLNGIDTEANRPALKKAGLLTRDARVVERKKAGLKKARKASQFSKR from the coding sequence ATGACTGAGAACACCACCGAGGTCGAGGAGACCTTCGAGACCGACGCCGAGGGCGTTGCCTACACGTCCGAGAGCGACGCCTCCGCGGACTCCCCGGCCCGCCCGGCGACCATCGCCCCCGGCGCGGCCACCGGCCGTCGCAAGGAGGCCGTCGCCCGCGTGCGCATCGTCCCCGGCACCGGCGAGTGGACCATCAACGGTCGCTCGATGGACAGCTACTTCCCCAACAAGCTGCACCAGCAGATCGCCAACGAGCCGTTCGTCGAGCTGCAGCTCGAGGGTCGCTTCGACGTGATCGCCCGCATCCACGGCGGCGGCATCGCCGGCCAGGCCGGCGCCCTGCGCCTCGGCGTGGCCCGCTCCCTCAACGGGATCGACACCGAGGCCAACCGCCCCGCGCTCAAGAAGGCCGGGCTGCTCACCCGCGACGCCCGCGTCGTGGAGCGCAAGAAGGCCGGTCTCAAGAAGGCCCGCAAGGCCTCGCAGTTCAGCAAGCGCTGA
- the glmS gene encoding glutamine--fructose-6-phosphate transaminase (isomerizing) — protein MCGIVGYVGPKPAQGVIIEGLRRLEYRGYDSAGIALVDAGSIVSEKCAGKLANLEKAIIDAPLPASTTGIGHTRWATHGPPTDRNAHPHLGRQRRVALVHNGILENFADLRARLEADGIEMASDTDTEVAAHLLEEQLETGVDLTVAMQNVCRGLEGAFTLVAVDAHDPDRVVAARRNSPLVVGVGEGENFVGSDVAAFIEHTREALELGQDQVVTITREGVSVSGFDGTPAEGRRYHVDWDLSAAEKDGHDWFMRKEIFEQPRAVADSLLGRRGADGHLQLDEMRLSDQDLRDIDKIIIIAAGTSFYAGMVAKYAIEHWCRIPVEVELASEFRYRDPILTNATLVVAISQSGETADTLQAIRHARAQRSKVLAICNTNGSTIPRESDGVIYTHAGPEIGVASTKGFLTQLVACYLLALYLAQVKGTRFGDEISLVMDQLDEMPGHVETVLEKAEQVYALARDHVDNRSVLFLGRHAGYPVALEGALKLKEIAYLHAEGFAAGELKHGPIALVEEGLPVLCVVPPRGRDHLHNKMISGIQEVRARGARTICLAEEGDTTIVPYADELITLPQVPVLLQPILAVVPLQLFACELATLLGHDVDQPRNLAKSVTVE, from the coding sequence ATGTGCGGAATCGTCGGGTACGTGGGTCCCAAGCCGGCCCAGGGCGTCATCATCGAGGGACTGCGGCGCCTGGAGTACCGCGGCTACGACTCCGCCGGCATCGCGCTCGTCGACGCCGGGTCGATCGTGTCGGAGAAGTGCGCCGGCAAGCTCGCCAACCTCGAGAAGGCGATCATCGACGCCCCGCTCCCGGCCAGCACCACCGGCATCGGGCACACCCGCTGGGCCACCCACGGCCCGCCGACGGACCGCAACGCCCACCCGCACCTGGGCCGTCAGCGTCGCGTGGCGCTGGTGCACAACGGCATCCTCGAGAACTTCGCCGACCTGCGCGCGCGCCTGGAGGCCGACGGCATCGAGATGGCCTCCGACACCGACACCGAGGTCGCGGCGCACCTGTTGGAGGAACAGCTCGAGACCGGCGTCGACCTGACCGTCGCCATGCAGAACGTCTGCCGCGGCCTCGAGGGCGCGTTCACCCTCGTCGCCGTCGACGCCCACGACCCCGACCGCGTCGTCGCGGCACGCCGCAACAGCCCGCTCGTGGTCGGCGTCGGCGAGGGCGAGAACTTCGTCGGCTCCGACGTGGCCGCCTTCATCGAGCACACCCGCGAGGCGTTGGAGCTCGGCCAGGACCAGGTCGTCACGATCACCCGCGAGGGCGTCAGCGTCTCCGGCTTCGACGGCACCCCGGCCGAGGGCCGCCGCTACCACGTCGACTGGGACCTCTCGGCCGCCGAGAAGGACGGCCACGACTGGTTCATGCGCAAGGAGATCTTCGAGCAGCCGCGTGCCGTCGCCGACTCGCTGCTGGGCCGCCGCGGCGCCGACGGGCACCTGCAGCTCGACGAGATGCGCCTCTCCGACCAGGACCTGCGCGACATCGACAAGATCATCATCATCGCGGCCGGCACGTCGTTCTACGCCGGCATGGTCGCCAAGTACGCCATCGAGCACTGGTGCCGGATCCCGGTCGAGGTCGAGCTCGCCAGCGAGTTCCGCTACCGCGACCCGATCCTGACCAACGCCACCCTGGTGGTCGCGATCAGCCAGTCCGGCGAGACCGCCGACACGCTCCAGGCCATCCGGCACGCCCGGGCGCAACGCTCCAAGGTGCTGGCCATCTGCAACACCAACGGCTCGACCATCCCGCGTGAGTCCGACGGCGTCATCTACACCCACGCCGGCCCCGAGATCGGCGTCGCCTCGACCAAGGGCTTCCTCACCCAGCTCGTCGCCTGCTACCTCCTCGCGCTCTACCTCGCGCAGGTCAAGGGCACCCGCTTCGGCGACGAGATCTCCCTGGTGATGGACCAGCTCGACGAGATGCCCGGCCACGTCGAGACCGTGCTGGAGAAGGCCGAGCAGGTCTACGCGCTCGCCCGCGACCACGTGGACAACCGCTCGGTGCTGTTCCTGGGCCGCCACGCCGGCTACCCGGTTGCGCTGGAGGGGGCCCTCAAGCTCAAGGAGATCGCCTACCTGCACGCCGAGGGCTTCGCCGCCGGCGAGCTCAAGCACGGGCCGATCGCGCTGGTGGAGGAAGGGCTCCCGGTCCTGTGCGTCGTGCCGCCCCGGGGCCGCGACCACCTGCACAACAAGATGATCAGCGGCATCCAGGAGGTCCGCGCGCGCGGCGCCCGGACGATCTGCCTGGCCGAGGAGGGCGACACGACCATCGTCCCCTACGCCGACGAGCTCATCACGCTGCCGCAGGTGCCGGTGCTCCTCCAGCCGATCCTGGCCGTGGTGCCGCTGCAGCTGTTCGCGTGCGAGCTCGCCACGCTGCTCGGCCACGACGTCGACCAGCCCCGCAACCTCGCCAAGTCCGTCACGGTCGAGTAG
- the rplM gene encoding 50S ribosomal protein L13, with the protein MRTYSPKPADIQREWLVIDATDVVLGRLAVQTANLLRGKHKPTFAPHMDMGDFVIIVNASKVSLSGSKKTTKMAYRHSGYPGGLSATPFGELLEKDPRKAIENAVWGMLPKNKLGRQMLKKLKVYGGPDHPHLAQQATPFEITQISQ; encoded by the coding sequence GTGCGCACGTACAGCCCCAAGCCCGCTGACATCCAGCGTGAGTGGCTCGTCATCGACGCCACCGACGTGGTCCTGGGCCGCCTCGCCGTCCAGACCGCCAACCTCCTCCGCGGCAAGCACAAGCCGACCTTTGCTCCTCACATGGACATGGGCGACTTCGTGATCATCGTGAACGCCTCCAAGGTGTCGCTGTCGGGGTCCAAGAAGACCACCAAGATGGCCTACCGCCACTCCGGCTACCCGGGCGGCCTCTCGGCCACCCCGTTCGGCGAGCTCCTCGAGAAGGACCCGCGCAAGGCCATCGAGAACGCGGTGTGGGGCATGCTCCCCAAGAACAAGCTCGGTCGCCAGATGCTGAAGAAGCTGAAGGTCTACGGAGGCCCCGACCACCCGCACCTGGCCCAGCAGGCCACTCCCTTCGAGATCACGCAGATCTCCCAGTGA
- the glmM gene encoding phosphoglucosamine mutase: MTRLFGTDGVRGLANADLTAELALDLSVCAAHVLADRGEFEGHRPLAVVGRDTRISGQFLEAAVVAGLASAGVDVLLLGVLPTPGVAYLTDRLGADLGVVLSASHNPMPDNGIKFLARGGHKLDDVIEDAVERRMGEPWERPTGGDVGRVRAYDTAVEEYAAHLESTISHPLAGLTVVLDCAEGAAHAAGPRALEDAGATVIAIHADPDGININDNCGSTHLESLRAAVVEHGAHAGFALDGDADRCLAVDAEGNVVDGDQILAILALSMREQGKLAKDTVVATVMSNLGFVQALRAAGVGVRQTKVGDRYVLEAMRVSGYNLGGEQSGHVILADHATTGDGILTALHVLERMATTGRSLADLASVVHRLPQVLLNVSGVDKSRADEDAVVAAALAEEEALLGDRGRILLRPSGTEPIVRVMVEAPSEDEAQDVASRLAEVVRRELAL; this comes from the coding sequence ATGACGCGACTCTTCGGCACCGACGGGGTCAGGGGCCTGGCCAACGCCGACCTCACGGCCGAGCTTGCCCTCGACCTCTCCGTCTGTGCGGCGCACGTGCTGGCCGACCGCGGTGAGTTCGAGGGGCACCGGCCCCTGGCGGTGGTGGGCCGCGACACCCGCATCTCCGGGCAGTTCCTCGAGGCGGCGGTCGTGGCCGGGCTCGCCTCGGCCGGCGTCGACGTGCTGCTGCTCGGCGTGCTGCCCACCCCGGGGGTGGCCTACCTGACCGACCGCCTCGGCGCCGACCTCGGCGTGGTGCTCTCGGCCTCGCACAACCCGATGCCCGATAACGGCATCAAGTTCCTCGCGCGCGGCGGGCACAAGCTCGACGACGTCATCGAGGACGCCGTCGAGCGCCGGATGGGCGAGCCGTGGGAGCGGCCGACCGGCGGCGACGTCGGCCGCGTGCGGGCCTACGACACCGCAGTGGAGGAGTACGCCGCCCACCTCGAGAGCACGATCAGCCATCCGCTGGCCGGGCTCACGGTGGTGCTCGACTGCGCCGAGGGGGCGGCGCACGCCGCAGGCCCGCGTGCCCTCGAGGACGCCGGCGCGACCGTGATCGCGATCCACGCCGACCCGGACGGCATCAACATCAACGACAACTGCGGCTCCACGCACCTGGAGTCGCTGCGCGCCGCGGTGGTCGAGCACGGCGCCCACGCCGGCTTCGCGCTCGACGGCGACGCCGACCGCTGCCTGGCCGTCGACGCCGAGGGCAACGTCGTCGACGGCGACCAGATCCTCGCGATCCTCGCCCTGTCCATGCGCGAGCAGGGCAAGCTCGCCAAGGACACCGTCGTCGCGACGGTGATGAGCAACCTGGGCTTCGTGCAGGCGCTGCGCGCGGCCGGCGTCGGCGTGCGCCAGACCAAGGTCGGAGACCGCTACGTCCTCGAGGCGATGCGGGTCTCCGGCTACAACCTCGGCGGCGAGCAGTCCGGCCACGTCATCCTCGCCGACCACGCCACCACCGGTGACGGCATCCTGACCGCGCTGCACGTGCTGGAGCGGATGGCGACCACCGGCAGGTCGCTGGCCGACCTCGCCTCGGTGGTCCACCGGCTGCCGCAGGTGCTCCTCAACGTCTCGGGCGTCGACAAGTCGCGGGCCGACGAGGACGCGGTGGTCGCCGCGGCCCTCGCCGAGGAGGAGGCGCTCCTGGGCGACCGCGGCCGCATCCTGCTCCGTCCCTCCGGCACCGAGCCGATCGTGCGGGTGATGGTCGAGGCCCCCAGCGAGGACGAGGCGCAGGACGTCGCCTCCCGGCTCGCCGAGGTCGTCCGCCGGGAGCTCGCGCTCTAG
- a CDS encoding NAD(P)H-hydrate dehydratase, translated as MLRAHTVEDVRRAEAAAMARLPEGALMQRAAAGLAAAVLDLLGGGYGRRVLLLVGPGDNGGDALWAGARLAARGASVEGLLLADHAHEAGHAALLAAGGRTTRNADDLDPHPDVVVDGIVGIGGRPGLRPDAVAALERFAGVPVVAVDVPSGVDVDGGTLDGAHVRADLTVTFGTHKVAHLVDPACLASGAVHLVDLGLDDGDLGAPAVEALQPADVRRLLPRPGPTAHKYTRGVVGVRAGSSTYPGAALLAVAGAACGLTGMVRYVGPDEVAAAVRSAHPEVVGDGRVQAWVVGPGGGDDAEAMVAAARSDDVPVVADADALRHVDGRAPGWVLTPHAGELAAMLGLERAEVEAAPLEHARRAADRFDCVVLVKGHHTLVADPGGRVRATTTGVPWLATAGAGDVLAGLIGALLAAGLDPFDAASVGSWLHGAAATQASGDGPLTAGRVADQIPRLVRDTLAGLG; from the coding sequence ATGCTGCGTGCCCACACCGTCGAGGACGTACGCCGCGCGGAGGCCGCCGCGATGGCGCGCCTGCCCGAGGGCGCACTCATGCAGCGCGCCGCGGCAGGCCTGGCAGCCGCCGTCCTCGACCTGCTCGGCGGGGGCTACGGCCGGCGCGTCCTGCTGCTGGTCGGGCCCGGCGACAACGGCGGCGACGCGCTGTGGGCGGGTGCCCGGCTCGCCGCCCGCGGCGCCTCGGTCGAGGGTCTGCTGCTCGCCGACCACGCCCACGAGGCGGGCCACGCCGCGCTGCTCGCCGCCGGGGGGCGTACGACCCGGAACGCCGACGACCTCGACCCCCACCCCGACGTGGTGGTCGACGGCATCGTCGGCATCGGCGGCCGGCCCGGGCTGCGGCCCGACGCGGTGGCGGCGCTCGAGCGGTTCGCCGGCGTGCCGGTGGTCGCGGTCGACGTGCCGTCCGGTGTCGACGTCGACGGCGGCACCCTCGACGGCGCGCACGTGCGCGCCGACCTGACGGTCACCTTCGGCACCCACAAGGTCGCCCACCTCGTCGACCCCGCCTGCCTGGCCAGCGGGGCGGTCCACCTCGTCGACCTCGGCCTCGACGACGGCGACCTCGGCGCGCCGGCGGTGGAGGCGCTCCAGCCGGCCGACGTCCGCCGCCTGCTGCCCCGGCCGGGACCCACCGCGCACAAGTACACCCGCGGCGTGGTGGGCGTCCGCGCCGGGTCGAGCACCTACCCCGGGGCCGCCCTGCTGGCGGTCGCCGGCGCCGCGTGCGGCCTCACCGGGATGGTGCGCTACGTCGGCCCCGACGAGGTCGCCGCCGCTGTCCGCAGCGCGCACCCGGAGGTCGTGGGCGACGGACGGGTCCAGGCCTGGGTCGTGGGCCCCGGGGGCGGCGACGACGCCGAGGCGATGGTCGCCGCGGCCCGCTCCGACGACGTGCCCGTCGTGGCCGACGCCGACGCACTGCGCCACGTCGACGGCCGCGCGCCCGGCTGGGTCCTCACCCCGCACGCCGGCGAGCTGGCCGCCATGCTCGGCCTGGAGCGCGCCGAGGTCGAGGCAGCCCCGCTCGAGCACGCACGCCGGGCGGCCGACCGCTTCGACTGCGTGGTGCTCGTCAAGGGCCACCACACCCTCGTCGCCGACCCCGGCGGGCGGGTGCGGGCCACCACCACCGGTGTGCCCTGGCTCGCCACCGCCGGGGCCGGCGACGTGCTCGCCGGACTCATCGGCGCGCTGCTCGCCGCGGGCCTCGATCCCTTCGACGCCGCGTCCGTGGGCTCCTGGCTGCACGGCGCCGCAGCGACGCAGGCGTCCGGCGACGGACCGCTCACCGCGGGCCGCGTCGCTGACCAGATCCCGCGCCTGGTGCGTGACACGCTCGCGGGTTTGGGATGA
- a CDS encoding GNAT family N-acetyltransferase — MGVDIEQIDPRNEAALRAWWEVGRAATAERPGMPWPVWEQSRVALPAPNPERGVTIVGAIHGREMVGAGLLTRTLKDNLHSAMAFVYVRPDRTRQGIGRRLAEELEVVAAGDGRTTIQGEAYVPPGGSGPAEHFARAMGYDVASRESIKELALADYRARRDELVATAPVPDGYRVVTFDTVCPEEHLASFGRILGMLMSEIPLGELDLTASDWTPERIREAEQRQVAIGRHVHTALAIAPDGSVAGVSDVRVDDSDPAHGQVGITLVDPVHRGRRLGLALKVATHDLALATHPGLVSLDTSNAEVNTWMNAVNDALGYRTIETLLELQKRL; from the coding sequence GTGGGCGTCGACATCGAGCAGATCGACCCGCGCAACGAGGCGGCCCTCCGCGCGTGGTGGGAGGTCGGGCGAGCGGCGACGGCCGAGCGGCCCGGCATGCCGTGGCCGGTGTGGGAGCAGAGCCGGGTCGCCCTGCCGGCGCCCAACCCCGAGCGGGGCGTCACGATCGTCGGGGCGATCCACGGCCGTGAGATGGTCGGGGCCGGCCTGCTCACCCGGACGCTCAAGGACAACCTGCACTCCGCCATGGCGTTCGTCTACGTCCGCCCCGACCGCACGCGGCAGGGCATCGGGCGCCGGCTGGCCGAGGAGCTCGAGGTCGTGGCCGCGGGCGACGGGCGTACGACGATCCAGGGGGAGGCCTACGTCCCGCCCGGCGGGTCCGGCCCGGCCGAGCACTTCGCCCGGGCGATGGGCTACGACGTCGCCAGCCGCGAGTCGATCAAGGAGCTGGCGCTCGCTGACTACCGCGCCCGCCGCGACGAGCTGGTGGCGACTGCGCCGGTGCCCGACGGCTACCGCGTCGTCACCTTCGACACCGTGTGCCCCGAGGAGCACCTCGCGTCGTTCGGCCGGATCCTCGGCATGCTGATGTCGGAGATCCCGCTCGGCGAGCTCGACCTCACGGCGTCGGACTGGACGCCGGAGCGGATCCGCGAGGCCGAGCAGCGCCAGGTCGCGATCGGCCGCCACGTCCACACGGCGTTGGCGATCGCACCGGACGGCTCGGTGGCGGGTGTCTCCGACGTACGCGTCGACGACAGCGACCCGGCCCACGGCCAGGTCGGCATCACCCTCGTCGACCCGGTCCACCGCGGCCGCCGGCTCGGCCTGGCGCTCAAGGTCGCCACGCACGACCTCGCCCTCGCCACCCATCCCGGCCTGGTCTCCCTCGACACCTCCAACGCCGAGGTCAACACCTGGATGAACGCCGTCAACGACGCGCTCGGCTACCGCACGATCGAGACGCTGCTGGAGCTGCAGAAGCGGCTCTGA